Proteins from a single region of Calonectris borealis chromosome 14, bCalBor7.hap1.2, whole genome shotgun sequence:
- the LPXN gene encoding leupaxin isoform X2, translating to MRSGFQPRSPRSSDVFMSQELPGQPAGQFLPSPRAPTQGCSRLLSPQPLPPLTACCLSHVAHSAQPTKENPRATNPSPGGRRRRGWRPEPKASTAQPASSPPCRCCPSPSPSPPAAGTPCRGRMEDLDALLAELEQSSHPASKDCMLQAPSFGCEPLASVTLKVQLPPRAQPPGEALKTAYSPIPVLQPLLPLPPPTAAAQQLDELLADLGHMQSKLAVAGQGARVPAEPSLDNMLGSLTRDLQELGITAAPTGICATCRKPIAGKVLTALGKTWHPEHFTCARCGQGLGSQPFFERGGQAYCEEDYHQAFSPHCAYCAGPIREKVLTALDQTWHPEHFFCAHCGKAFEDDGFHEWSGKPYCRQDFLAMFAPKCQGCERPVTDNYLSALQGVWHPECFVCAECLSGFASGSFFELEGRPYCELHFHQRQGSICHGCGRPVTGRCITAAGRKYHPEHFICAYCLGQLQKGTFREHGNKMYCQACHDKLFL from the exons ATGCGCTCTGGCTTCCAGCCAAGAAGCCCAAGGAGCTCGGATGTTTTTATGAGTCAGGAGctccctggacaacctgctggccagtttcttccctctcccagggCCCCAACCCAGGGCTGCTCTCGGCTCCTCTCGCCCCAGCCTCTGCCACCGCTTACTGCCTGCTGCCTGTCACACGTGGCGCATAGCGCACAACCCACAAAGGAAAACCCCCGAGCGACaaaccccagccctgggggcaggCGGAGGCGAGGTTGGAGACCGGAACCGAAAGCCTCCACAGCCCAGCCTGCCAGCTCGCCGCCCTGCAGGTgctgtcccagccccagccccagccccccggccgctGGGACCCCATGCCGAGGCAGGATGGAGGATTTAG ATGCTTTGCTGGCAGAACTGGAGCAGAGCTCTCACCCAGCGTCCAAGGACTGCATGCTGCAGGCGCCAAGCTTCGGCTGTGAGCCGCTTGCCTCGGTGACCCTGAAG GTGCAGCTGCCGCCTCGAGCTCAGCCTCCAGGAGAGGCTTTGAAGACAGCGTATAG CCCCATACCggtcctgcagcctctgctccccttGCCCCCACCCACGGCGGCCGCCCAGCAGCTGGACGAGCTCCTGGCCGACCTGGGCCACATGCAGAGCAAG CTAGCGGTTGCAGGGCAGGGAGCCAGGGTGCCAGCGGAGCCCTCGCTGGACAACATGCTAGGCAGCCTCACCCGGGACCTGCAGGAGCTGGGCATCACAGCTGCCCCCACTGGCATCTGCGCCACCTGCCGCAAGCCCATCGCCGGCAAG GTGCTCACGGCCCTGGGCAAAACCTGGCACCCCGAGCACTTCACTTGCGcccgctgcgggcaggggctgggcagccagCCCTTCTTTGAGCGGGGCGGGCAAGCATACTGCGAGGAGGACTACCACCAGGCCTTCTCTCCCCACTGCGCCTACTGTGCCGGCCCCATCCGTGAG AAAGTTCTCACGGCCCTGGACCAGACCTGGCACCCCGAGCACTTTTTCTGTGCCCATTGCGGGAAGGCATTTGAAGATGACG GCTTCCACGAGTGGAGCGGGAAGCCGTACTGCCGCCAGGACTTCCTGGCCATGTTTGCCCCGAAATGCCAGGGCTGCGAGCGCCCCGTGACGGACAATTACCTGTCAGCCCTGCAGGGCGTCTGGCACCCCGAGTGCTTCGTGTGTGCG GAGTGCCTGAGTGGCTTCGCCAGCGGCTCCTTCTTCGAGCTGGAGGGTCGGCCCTACTGTGAGCTGCACTTCCACCAGCGGCAGGGCAGCATCTGCCACGGCTGTGGCCGCCCTGTGACCGGCCGCTGCATCACGGCCGCGGGGCGCAAGTACCACCCTGAGCACTTCATCTGTGCCTATTGCCTGGGCCAGCTGCAGAAAGGCACCTTCCGCGAGCATGGCAACAAAATGTACTGCCAGGCCTGCCATGACAAGCTCTTCCTCTGA
- the LPXN gene encoding leupaxin isoform X1 — MRSGFQPRSPRSSDVFMSQELPGQPAGQFLPSPRAPTQGCSRLLSPQPLPPLTACCLSHVAHSAQPTKENPRATNPSPGGRRRRGWRPEPKASTAQPASSPPCRCCPSPSPSPPAAGTPCRGRMEDLDALLAELEQSSHPASKDCMLQAPSFGCEPLASVTLKVQLPPRAQPPGEALKTAYSSPIPVLQPLLPLPPPTAAAQQLDELLADLGHMQSKLAVAGQGARVPAEPSLDNMLGSLTRDLQELGITAAPTGICATCRKPIAGKVLTALGKTWHPEHFTCARCGQGLGSQPFFERGGQAYCEEDYHQAFSPHCAYCAGPIREKVLTALDQTWHPEHFFCAHCGKAFEDDGFHEWSGKPYCRQDFLAMFAPKCQGCERPVTDNYLSALQGVWHPECFVCAECLSGFASGSFFELEGRPYCELHFHQRQGSICHGCGRPVTGRCITAAGRKYHPEHFICAYCLGQLQKGTFREHGNKMYCQACHDKLFL, encoded by the exons ATGCGCTCTGGCTTCCAGCCAAGAAGCCCAAGGAGCTCGGATGTTTTTATGAGTCAGGAGctccctggacaacctgctggccagtttcttccctctcccagggCCCCAACCCAGGGCTGCTCTCGGCTCCTCTCGCCCCAGCCTCTGCCACCGCTTACTGCCTGCTGCCTGTCACACGTGGCGCATAGCGCACAACCCACAAAGGAAAACCCCCGAGCGACaaaccccagccctgggggcaggCGGAGGCGAGGTTGGAGACCGGAACCGAAAGCCTCCACAGCCCAGCCTGCCAGCTCGCCGCCCTGCAGGTgctgtcccagccccagccccagccccccggccgctGGGACCCCATGCCGAGGCAGGATGGAGGATTTAG ATGCTTTGCTGGCAGAACTGGAGCAGAGCTCTCACCCAGCGTCCAAGGACTGCATGCTGCAGGCGCCAAGCTTCGGCTGTGAGCCGCTTGCCTCGGTGACCCTGAAG GTGCAGCTGCCGCCTCGAGCTCAGCCTCCAGGAGAGGCTTTGAAGACAGCGTATAG CAGCCCCATACCggtcctgcagcctctgctccccttGCCCCCACCCACGGCGGCCGCCCAGCAGCTGGACGAGCTCCTGGCCGACCTGGGCCACATGCAGAGCAAG CTAGCGGTTGCAGGGCAGGGAGCCAGGGTGCCAGCGGAGCCCTCGCTGGACAACATGCTAGGCAGCCTCACCCGGGACCTGCAGGAGCTGGGCATCACAGCTGCCCCCACTGGCATCTGCGCCACCTGCCGCAAGCCCATCGCCGGCAAG GTGCTCACGGCCCTGGGCAAAACCTGGCACCCCGAGCACTTCACTTGCGcccgctgcgggcaggggctgggcagccagCCCTTCTTTGAGCGGGGCGGGCAAGCATACTGCGAGGAGGACTACCACCAGGCCTTCTCTCCCCACTGCGCCTACTGTGCCGGCCCCATCCGTGAG AAAGTTCTCACGGCCCTGGACCAGACCTGGCACCCCGAGCACTTTTTCTGTGCCCATTGCGGGAAGGCATTTGAAGATGACG GCTTCCACGAGTGGAGCGGGAAGCCGTACTGCCGCCAGGACTTCCTGGCCATGTTTGCCCCGAAATGCCAGGGCTGCGAGCGCCCCGTGACGGACAATTACCTGTCAGCCCTGCAGGGCGTCTGGCACCCCGAGTGCTTCGTGTGTGCG GAGTGCCTGAGTGGCTTCGCCAGCGGCTCCTTCTTCGAGCTGGAGGGTCGGCCCTACTGTGAGCTGCACTTCCACCAGCGGCAGGGCAGCATCTGCCACGGCTGTGGCCGCCCTGTGACCGGCCGCTGCATCACGGCCGCGGGGCGCAAGTACCACCCTGAGCACTTCATCTGTGCCTATTGCCTGGGCCAGCTGCAGAAAGGCACCTTCCGCGAGCATGGCAACAAAATGTACTGCCAGGCCTGCCATGACAAGCTCTTCCTCTGA